A section of the Cardiocondyla obscurior isolate alpha-2009 unplaced genomic scaffold, Cobs3.1 scaffold31_0_849067, whole genome shotgun sequence genome encodes:
- the LOC139112566 gene encoding uncharacterized protein, translated as MKEVLANREDVKISRPTITAELRVWPLEPSITKEEVIEAVTSKGLCQPKDVQAGDMRQIAGSMNSLWLRLPLTAAKKASEGGKLAIGWTRVKVALLDPRPMRCFKCLERGHTRERCPNKVDRSGKCYRCGNTGHVARVCTATPRCPICADIGRRADHILGGKQCTTRNRRGSPPSGGNKLRTSEETAMEVDIPSPANALPQRKKPLEEGRKPAVN; from the coding sequence ATGAAGGAGGTGTTGGCAAACAGAGAGGACGTCAAGATCTCTCGCCCAACTATAACTGCGGAGCTGCGTGTCTGGCCGCTGGAGCCTTCCATAACTAAGGAGGAGGTCATCGAGGCTGTGACAAGTAAAGGTCTATGTCAGCCAAAAGACGTACAGGCTGGAGACATGCGACAGATTGCCGGCAGCATGAATAGTCTGTGGCTCAGGCTGCCACTCACTGCCGCAAAGAAGGCCTCGGAAGGAGGCAAACTCGCCATAGGCTGGACAAGGGTCAAGGTGGCCCTTCTGGATCCCCGCCCAATGAGATGCTTCAAGTGTTTGGAGCGGGGCCATACAAGAGAGAGATGCCCGAACAAGGTGGATAGGTCGGGCAAATGCTACCGTTGCGGAAACACGGGACATGTGGCGAGAGTATGCACGGCCACTCCCAGATGCCCAATCTGCGCTGACATCGGAAGAAGAGCCGACCACATCTTGGGTGGTAAACAATGTACCACCCGAAACAGAAGAGGAAGCCCACCGAGCGGAGGAAACAAACTTCGCACCAGTGAAGAGACAGCGATGGAAGTGGACATCCCGTCTCCTGCCAACGCACTGCCTCAGAGAAAGAAACCCCTGGAGGAGGGAAGAAAACCCGCCGTTAATTAA
- the LOC139112565 gene encoding nucleolar and coiled-body phosphoprotein 1-like: MSSSNDGQSSACSAGALVATASAMFSHEDRSDGEDHQSRLSSGEDTRRVAAPFTDTDGEYMKLPRIVDMKVVKKARANKLGPKSKARAKVNRKTNQPSDEEVLFSAVRPNAGSPPPATALTETGATTATEEDDKRLSRPMEADDIEENADTDVINIESSDASDASIRTTASGAAKRTRRRNNRDIKTKTRRMASNSSSSEDNPFEEDQREKRGRPVVTGKGVRILAIQEKTKELQSLKDEIRTMREIAEGGYDPSDFKGKRRTQMAEKIEQESTGLPIQALAADILQTAKKIEGVAVKSGNLKGGFVRILREAALRIEISADAMSRKVLPAETTDVGTIDQLRAEVLQLREELKQAREAAIIRPPTSSPTTREENADDIAMEVEAGEVAESSTAPPPPSVVLPSKKEWPPAMRPPLKGHSKVLSDSEDAGPSVLLPRRKTPSKDIEGIIDNKLAAFFKVVQTQMRDMATTLMERLDPRVSSSGARENTSTVSVPKDNTKKRPVPEEDPKKIKSKKEDPKKIGKDEGQRSKISTSSKQPSVSKQTATSRRPTSAGPTSRKENVPEKPVPRSTDKETWSQVVGRKARKGTKQPPRPTASSSSAPANARQGRKEEVINLPPILLTKFLRRSPRERRRREEELQELLQSSCQLPARSMTNLWQRSEQR; this comes from the coding sequence ATGTCGTCATCCAACGACGGGCAATCCAGCGCTTGCTCCGCAGGGGCGCTGGTGGCTACAGCGTCTGCGATGTTTTCGCATGAAGATCGGTCCGACGGAGAGGATCATCAATCCAGGCTATCTTCAGGAGAAGATACGCGAAGAGTGGCCGCCCCTTTTACGGATACAGACGGGGAATATATGAAACTTCCCCGGATAGTCGACATGAAGGTGGTAAAGAAGGCCAGAGCTAATAAACTTGGCCCGAAGAGTAAGGCGCGCGCCAAAGTTAATCGCAAGACGAACCAACCGTCTGACGAAGAGGTGTTGTTCAGCGCTGTGAGACCAAATGCTGGCTCGCCTCCGCCGGCGACAGCGCTTACGGAAACCGGCGCAACCACGGCCACGGAAGAGGACGACAAACGGCTATCCCGCCCAATGGAAGCAGATGACATAGAGGAGAACGCGGACACCGACGTGATAAACATCGAGTCGTCGGACGCATCAGATGCTTCCATACGAACTACCGCATCAGGAGCAGCCAAGAGAACTCGGAGAAGAAACAACCGCGACATCAAGACGAAGACTCGTCGTATGGCATCGAATTCTTCTTCATCGGAAGATAATCCCTTCGAGGAGGAccagagagagaaacgaggaaGACCCGTCGTTACCGGCAAAGGCGTCCGCATCTTGGCAATTCAAGAGAAGACCAAGGAGTTGCAATCTCTCAAAGACGAAATAAGAACCATGAGAGAAATTGCCGAAGGTGGATATGACCCTTCCGACTTTAAGGGCAAACGCCGCACTCAAATGGCTGAGAAGATAGAGCAGGAGTCTACCGGCCTGCCCATTCAGGCACTTGCGGCTGACATTTTACAAACAGCCAAAAAGATAGAGGGAGTTGCGGTCAAGTCCGGCAATCTGAAAGGCGGATTTGTTCGCATACTTAGAGAGGCAGCACTCAGGATTGAGATAAGTGCAGATGCCATGTCCCGCAAGGTACTTCCTGCGGAGACCACGGACGTCGGAACAATCGATCAGCTGAGGGCTGAAGTACTTCAGTTGCGAGAAGAACTGAAGCAAGCTCGCGAGGCCGCGATAATTCGTCCCCCAACTTCATCACCGACAACAAGAGAGGAAAACGCGGACGACATCGCAATGGAGGTAGAAGCTGGTGAGGTGGCTGAGTCGTCTACCGCTCCGCCTCCTCCATCTGTAGTTTTGCCATCTAAGAAGGAGTGGCCACCAGCAATGAGGCCGCCATTAAAAGGACACAGTAAAGTCCTTTCTGACAGCGAAGACGCTGGACCTTCAGTTTTGCTCCCTCGGCGTAAAACGCCCAGCAAGGACATAGAGGGCATCATAGACAACAAGTTAGCTGCCTTCTTCAAGGTCGTCCAAACCCAGATGCGGGACATGGCGACCACACTAATGGAGCGACTGGATCCTCGAGTCTCTTCCAGCGGAGCCCGAGAAAACACCTCTACGGTATCCGTCCCCAAGGACAATACCAAGAAGCGCCCGGTTCCCGAGGAAGATCCCAAGAAGATCAAGTCCAAGAAGGAAGATCCCAAGAAGATAGGAAAAGACGAGGGCCAGAGATCTAAGATCTCTACCTCCTCCAAGCAACCGTCTGTCTCTAAACAGACGGCCACGAGCAGAAGGCCGACGAGTGCCGGTCCCACCTCTCGGAAGGAGAATGTTCCCGAGAAGCCTGTCCCACGCTCCACAGACAAAGAGACATGGTCTCAAGTCGTGGGACGCAAGGCCAGAAAAGGGACCAAACAACCGCCGAGACCCACagcttcctcttcttcggcgCCCGCTAATGCGCGACAGGGGAGGAAAGAAGAGGTGATAAACCTGCCACCAATTCTTCTAACAAAATTCCTGCGGCGAAGCCCAagggaaagaagaagacgagAAGAAGAGCTCCAAGAACTTCTGCAGTCGTCCTGTCAGCTCCCGGCGCGGAGTATGACAAACTTATGGCAGAGGTCAGAGCAAAGATAA